tattattatgaATCTGCtgcttcagaggaggaagagtttctcctcttcttgttGACCTCCTGCCGGCTCTTTCAGGACGCGGCCGAGTAAAcaatagtgtgtttgtgttgacggCCAGCACGAGGGCCTCCCATTGGCTGGgatcagaggagcagagaggggagaCTGCGGGACTCTCACTGGGCTGTGAAATCCCATCAGCCACCTGGGCtggcgggaggggggggggggggggggggggtcaaaagaCTTTCACTGAGAAGATTGGGATATACTTCTGCAAGACGTCCCAAGAAATAACAAGACCCATATTATCCACATTATAAATTATATTCATGCTCCCCAGAGGGTGAATCCTGGTTACCTTGATGACACCAACAAGACAAAATGTAGTAAAATGACGTCCAAAGCTTTTGAAGCCAAagtctctggttgtatagaagtctatgcttcatgtgttaaagctgcattctctctcctgaccaccagggggcgactcctctggttgtatagaagtctatgcttcatgtgttaaagctgcattctctctcctgaccaccagggggcgactcctctggttgtatagaagtctatgcttcatgtgttaaagctgcattctctctcctgaccaccagggggcgactcctctggttgtatagaagtctatgcttcatgtgttaaagctgcattctctctcctgaccaccagggggcgactcctctggttgtatagaagtctatgcttcatgtgttaaagctgcattctctctcctgaccaccagggggcgactcctctggttgtatagaagtctatataaatgactctacttctcttgatgtattccctcagtaaacattgtaaacattagtttttggtctcaatctctagtttcaagtcttcttcaatacagcgcgatgttcatttagtaaattatggatatgctttagggcggggctacaaggtgattgacaggtctctacgtcactccttcTCAACaccagatatggtcacttcctgttcactggttgatTTAACGGCTCCCGCCGCGGTGCTCCTCGAGTTCAGACGAACCTTCATGCTCTTGGTTATTATTCATCGTTATTATCCGATGTCTTATTGTCTCAACAGACCACAGACGCTCATGGTCCTCAACAGCGTTCTGGGTCCAACTCGTCTCCGTTTGAACCTCCAGTGAAGTGAACGCGTTACAATAATCCGTACCCAagccccttcaaaataaaagctcctcTTTCGAGTGGAAGCAGAACACCAAGAGCCTGAGTGTGATTCAGAGAGCGAAACCACAGCGCTTGTCTCCAAGAGACACTTCCTGTGACGTCATCGTGTGAAGCCACACCCTTCCTGTGACGTCATCGTGTGAAGCCACACCCTTCCTGTGACGTCATCGTGTGAAGCCACCCCCTTCCTGTGACGTCATCGTGTGAAGCCACACTCTTCCTGTGACATCATCGTGTGAAGCCACACCCTCTCAGAACCTCGCTCACACGTTTCATCGGTTTGCTGATGTCACTCATGAACGTTGAGTGAGAGGAAAAGTGAACGTTTCTCACGCTGACTGAATTACATCTGTGGtttcagaagaagaaacaacagacTAAACATATTCATAAATACATTCCAGACAATAACCGACTTCTTtacctctttttaaaaagagagcgaggccggagaataaacaggaagtgtggtTGAAGGACGAGTTTCTCCGTTTCTAAATGaatcagacaggaaggagaagctgctgccaggagctctgtacctgtctgtctgtctgtctgtctgtctctgtctctctctctgtctgtctgtctgtctgtctctctctctctgtctatctgtctgtctgtctctctctgtctatatctctctgtctatctgtctgtctgtctctctctctctgtctgtctgtctgtctctgtctctctctctctctgtctatctgtctctctctctctctctctctctctgtctgtctgtctctctctctctgtctgtctgtctgtctgtctctctctctctctctgtctgtctgtctctctctctctgtctgtctgtctgtctctgtctctctctctctctgtctgtctgtctgcctctctctctgtctttctgtctgtctgcctctctctctgtctgtctgtctgtctctctctctctgtctgtctgtctgtctctctctctctctctctgtctatctgtctgtctgtctgtctgtctctctctctctgtctgtctgtctctgtctctctctctgtctgtctgtctgcctctctctctgtctttctgtctgtctgcctctctctgtctctctctctctgtctgtctctctctctgtctgtctgtctctctctctgtctatctgtctgtctctctctgtctctctctctctgtctgtctgtctgtctgtctctgtctgtctgtctgtctgtctctctctctctctctgtctgtttgtctgtctgtctgcctctctctctgtctgtctctctctctgtctgtctgtctgtctctctgtctgcctttctctctgtctgtctctctctctgtctgtctgtctgtctctctgtctgtctctctctctctctctgtctgtctgtctctctgtctctttctctctctgtctctctctctctctgcctctctctctgtctgtctgtctctctctctctctctctctgtctctctctctctctctctgtctgtctgtctctctctctctgtctgtctgtatgtctctctgtctctctctctctgcctctctctctgtctgtctctctgtctgactgtctgtctctctgtctctctctctctctctctctctgcctctctctctgtctgtctctctgcctctctctctgtctgtctctctgtctctctctctctctctctctgcctctctctctgtctgtctctctgtctctctgtctgtctctctctctgtctgtctgtctgtctgtctgtctgtctgtctgtctctctctctctctgcctctctctctgtctgtctctctgcctctctctctgtctgtctctctgtctctctctctctctctctgcctctctctctgtctgtctctctgtctctctgtctgcctctctctctgtctgtctctctgcctctctctctgtctgtctctctgtctctctctctctctctctctctctctgcctctctctctgtctgtctctctgtctctctgtctgtctctctctctgtctgcctctctctctgtctgtctctctgtctgtctgtctgtctgtctgtctgtctctctctctgcctctctctctgtctgtctctctgtctctctgtctgtctctctctctgtctgcctctctctctgtctgtctctctgtctgtctgtctgtctgtctgtctgtctgtctgtctctctctctgcctctctctctgtctgtctctctgtctgtctgtctgtctgtctgtctgtctctctctctgcctctctctctgtctgtctctctgtctctctgtctgtctctctctctgtctgcctctctctctgtctctctctctctctctctctctctctgtctctctctctgtctgtctctctgtctctctctctctctctgcctctctctctgtctgtctctctgtctctctgtctgtctctctctctgtctgtctctctctctctcagtgctGTTAACTGTACAGATTCTGTACACACtctaaaaatgtatatattattttctcaTCCATACATGTAAAACATTTGtgtcattcatatttatttatttatctattattcGCTAATACCCCGATGATgcgctcctctctcctcagcggCCAAGGTGCATGATGGGATCTTTCCGGCGTCCCAGGGCTCGGTTCATGAGTTCCCCGGTTCTGTCCGACCTTGCCCGGTTCTACGCCAGCTCGCCGTCACTGCAAATCTCCAACGCCAGGGTGTGGAACAGGTcaggtcatatatatatatatatatgtatgtgtgtatatatatatatatatatatatatatatatatatatatatatatatatatatatatatatatatatatatatacatacatttttgaGAAAAAGGCATATTTCTTATGCTGGtcaaaattatttaattattggaAAATACTGTGATATTTTTAGGAAGTGATGACATTATTTGAGATGTTTCTTTGACTTGATGAAGATCTGATCCTAGATCAGCGTTTGTAGTGTTGGACGACGATTCAGTCAAAGTTATCTGACTCAACAGAGATATTATCTTCATTTGTTTAGGACACAAccttcatggtgtgtgtgtgtgtgtgtgtgtgtgtgtgtgtgtaggtgtgtgtgtgtgtgtgtgtgtgtgtgtaggtgtgtgtgtgtgtgtgtgtgtgtaggtgtgtgtgtttgttatgggTCCAAACATGAGCTTTAAAAAGCGTATAAAGTGCTGCTCTGTGTTTTACAGACAAAAGAACAGGTTCTGTTGAAGAGTCAGAACAGGTTCTATTATGTGACATTgtggtgtgttacattgtgttacattgtgttacattgtgttacattgtggtgtgttacattgtgttacattgtgttacattgtgttacattgtggtgtgttacattgtgttacattgtgttacattgtggtgtgttacattgtgttacattgtgttacattgtggtgtgttacattgtgtgacattgtggtgtgttacattgtgttacattgtgttacattgtgttacattgtggtgtgttacattgtgttacattgtgttacattgtggtgtgttacattgtgttacattgtgttacattgtggtgtgttacattgtgttacattgtgttacattgtggtgtgttacattgtgtgacattgtggtgtgttacattgtgttacattgtgttacattgtgtgacattgtggtgtgttacattgtgttacattgtgtgacattgtagtgtgttacattgtgtgacattgtggtgtgttacattgtgttacattgtggtgtgttacattgtgttacattgtgttacattgtgttgtgttCATATCGGGAAGTGAAGGATTCTGATTCTTGCTCTTCAGCGTTTCACTTCAGATCTGAAGCAGAAAATCTGCGACCTGTTTCCTGCTCTGCTCAGGATGTTTAGTAGGAGGTGGCAGCCGGGTCAACcagctgagacacacacacacacacacacacacacacacacacacacacacacacacacacaggctgctgAAGTTGTTTCCTCGTGAGGTCTACTGGTGGTGTTTCATGAGGAGATTATTTAGGACTAACATGTGATGAGCGATCAGAAGATGTcatgttgacctctgacctctgtgtgtgtcctcagtgtccAGTCAGCTGTGATCAAAGTGTTCCAGGGTGGAGCGCTGCAGACGAACGAGCTGTACACGCTGAACGAGAGCATCAGGTGATGAagacttcttcctcttcctcttcctcttcctaatTATTGTAGATTAAACTGAGCTGTAAACATGACATACGTATATCTATGTATACATAGTTTTATACGtagatatatacatgtatttatgtacctatatttatatatatatgcatacatagataaatatgtatatattgaagtatatttacatatatatatatatacacacaaatacgtGTATTTACATAGATATTCATGATTAGTGCAGGTTGACTGTACCTGGTGAATAAGTCATGTGACTGATCTCCTCCAGGTGGCTCCTTAAAACGGAGATGGGGTCCTTCATCACAGACTACTTCCAGGTACCCTcactcttcacttcctgtttccactgtTTGTTCTCAAGGTTCAGACGAAtcgcccacttcctgtttccgtGTTCGTCTTCTTTAACCATCAAAAGTCTGAAAATCAACAACTCAGAGTTCTGCTGCTTGTcaatactgtgtataaatatacgtataaatacatgtgtaaATACACGTGTAATTACACATGTAATTAATTACACGTGTAATTAATTACACGTGTAATTACACATGTATTAAACCAAACTCCATTCAGAGAAAGCGTTTTCCTTCAAAGTTAAAGCATGAATTAAGACTTTTTTACCAGCCTcatgtgatgttgttgttttttgtataattttaaTCCGTCTCACGAGTTCTTTTCCATGCTGAAGGATTAATTTCCTGTTGAACACAACTTCACGACGCGTGAGGACACAAAGATCCTGAACCGGatcacagagacaggaagtgctttCTGAGAAGAACGCATGTTAAAAATCATCCAAATGTggttaatgtgtgtttattgatccgtgtttgttgttgtgaggaagagcagcagacTCTTCATCATGAATCAGCCTTCAGATTCATGCgtttgatgatgaagatgatgaagatgatgatggtgacggacttcctcttcctgttcacAGCTGGAAGGAGCTTgttttgacctttgacatccAGATAAAATGAGATTTAAAACGGGGACCTCGACCTTGACCTCCCTGAAGGTCGCGCGtcacaacttcctgtttgagccGAGACGTTCAAACAGAAACCTTAAAGTCTACTGTGTTGAAGAGCTTCAAGAGatcaacataatataataatataaccaGTAAAACAACGTTGTTACAACAATATGATAATAAGACTAAAAACTAAAGTACAGCAGACTATGTTGTGGTTCAATAACttatcagatagttattgaacTGCAACCTGAGGATATGGACGAAaaagttagtgtgtgtgtgtgtgtgtgtgtgtgtgtgtatatatatatatatatatatatatatatatatatgtgtgtgtatatgtatgtatatatatatatatatatatatatatccatccatccatccatccatatgtcatatatattatttatgttttattattttatttatattttttaaagaaataaaataagaaataagaaataaataaaagagagctCTAATTAGAAAACTTTTCCCTCAGGGCTTCCGtagcatcgtgtgtgtgtgtgtgtgtgtgtgtgtgtgtgtgtgtgtgtgtgtgtgtgtgtgcgtgtgccttcACGTGcaccagtttattaggtacacctggTCAGGTGGTTCTATTGTGTGTTTCAGAACCAGCTGCTGACCCGAGGTCTGTCTGAAGTCCTGGATCAGGTCCTTCTTCACTCCGGTGAGACTGGTCTCAAACAGGAAGAGCAAACatacctttcacaataagagcaCTAAAGAAGCAAAATGTATTCGTACCCGGTCTGCATATTACCCATGATTCCTTGCTGCATATTACCCATGATTCCTTGCTGCACGGCGTTGCTACTTGAAGCCGCTGTGATCCAGGAATCAATAGAAAGGGACATGTTGTtgacagaacaacagaacaacaggaaCATTACGTTTTAATGAGATCACTTCctccctgggggggggggtatctcCATGGTAACCGGCTGTGTCCACGTAGGTGACGACCGGCTTGCAGTCCTCGCCAACATGTGGAACAGGGTCTTCACCGAGATCCTGCCGACCCTGCAGGCCATCTTCTACCCGgtccaggtacacacacacacacacacacacacacacacacacacacacacagtgtagcgTGGTCCAGCAGCTCAAactcttttgatttaattttcttCAGTTATTCGATAATATTTCTCATGTGAGAGccgttagtgacagtgtggtcTCCGTGGTTACGATGGAGTAGCAGCGATGGGCGGGGCTTAGCCAGGGATCAAGCCCCGCCCATCTAGAGAACGAGATCTTCAAGACTGAAACTTTAAATAATGGggatcatttgtgtgtgtgtgtgtgtgtgtgtgtgtgtgtgtgttcagggtcaGGAGCTGTCAGTGAGGCAGATGACCCTGTTGGCCTTCAGAGACCTGGTGCTGTTGAAGCTCCACCTGGAGGACACCCTGGGTACTGCagcctccatccctccacctgTTACTCAGATGCTGCTGGTGCTGCAGGTACATGTACtctctctgtgtactctgtgtgtacatgtactctCTCTGTGTACTCTCTGTGTACATGTACTCTctctgtgtattctgtgtgtacatgtactctCTCTGTGTACTCTCTGTGTACATGTACtctctctgtgtactctgtgtgtacatgtactctctctgtgtactctgtgtgtacatgtacactctctgtgtgtacatgtactctctctgtgtactctgtgtgtacatgtacactctctgtgtgtacatgtactctctctgtgtattctgtgtgtacatgtactctctctgtgtactctgtgtgtacatgtacactctctgtgtattctgtgtgtacatgtactctctgtgtgtacatgtaccccctctgtgtactctgtgtgtacatgtactctctctgtgtattctgtgtgtacatgtactctctgtgtgtacatgtaccccctctgtgtactctgtgtgtacatgtaccccctctgtgtactctgtgtgtacatgtacccCCTCTGTGtactctctgtgtgtacatgtacccCCTCTGTGTACTCTCAGGGTCTCCACCAGTGCGGTTCTCCCAGTCTGGAATCCTCCCAGTTGGAGAACCTGCTGGAGGTCGTTGTGTCTCCGTATCTCAGCGACGTTCTGCAGGACGGGAACCAGCTGCTGCTCGGTGGGTTCCTATGTAGCTTTAATGAATTCATATTAATATGTAGCTTTAATGAATTCATATTAATATGTAGCTTTAATGAATTCATATTAATATGTAgctttaatgaattaatattaatatgtagctttaatgaattaatattaatatgtagctttaatgaattcatattaatatgtagctttaatgaattaatatgtagctttaatgaattaatattaatatgtagctttaatgaattaatattaatatgtagctttaatgaattaatattaatatgtaactttaatgaattcatattaatatgtagctttaatgaattaatattaatatgtagctttaatgaattaatattaatatgtagctttaatgaattaatattaatatgtagctttaatgaattaatattaatatgtagctttaaagaaataatattaatatgtaaccttaattaattaatattaatatgtaactttaattaattaatattaatatgtcaATTTAATATGTAACTTTAATAtttaactttattatttaaCTTCAATATTTAActcacctgtgtttacctgcaCACCGCTTAATGACTTATTTCAACTGGATGCTGATGGTGCATTCAGGCGCTCGTGGAAAACTCCGACGTCCGACACCAAGTGTCTGCAGCTCGTTTGACTCGTGATGGAAGcaaggggtcagaggtcagaggtcaaggggCGTGGCTCTGTCGTAATCGCTGTTTAAATCCTCTCAGCAGGAGGCGAGCCGCTTAATTTGCTGTTAatctgctggtgtgtgtgtgtgtgtgtgtttgtgtgtgtgtgtgtttgtgtgtgtgtgtgtgtgtttgtgtgtgtgtgtgtgtttgtgtgtgtgtgtgtgtgtttgtgtgtgtgtgtgtttgtgtgtgtgtgtttgtgtgtgtgtgtgtgtttgtgtgtgtgtgtgtgtgtttgtgtgtgtgtgtgtgtttgtgtgtgtgtgtgtgtgtttgtgtgtgtgtgtgtgtgtactatacACACCTGAGAAACAAACATCTAGTTAGTTTTTGACGTGTAgttatattcagtttatttattttcttcctcatttAATCTAGAAAATTtcagaaaatagtaaaaaaatacacaaaaaaataaaagatcttAAAACTCAAAGTGATGTCATCATATAACATGTTTACCGAAACCCTAAAATGTTCAGTGAGTCAGCATATCGATCGTATCGATCGTATCgagtgtgtatacatatacatgtgtatatatatatatatatatatatatatatatatatatatgtagacaTTATGATGTGTTTATGACCCTTTTTAATGACGCCGTGTTGTCCCGCCTCCTCGCCAGCGCCTCGCCACCGCTTCCGCCCAGAAGTGTCCGTCACGCAGCaccacgcctcctcctccgactcctcctcgctgtccccgctggtggagcaggagggCGAGGCCTACCTGGAGAGGTCCGGCGGCGTGCGGCGCCACACGGTGGCCAGCGGGCACTCCGACGTCCGGCTGCTGTCGGCGTCCGGCCGgatggaggaggacggagggggcggggccaggtttctggtgggggggggggcgatgggCCCGAGGACGTTCTCCGGACAACTGGACATGGGGGAGTCTCCGAGGGGAGGAGCCATCTGCCTTCCTCACAGCTAGCAGGAGGGCTGATGGGACGtgaggacacaggagacgagaggacacaggagacgagaggacacaggagacgagaggacacaggagacgaggggacacaggagacgaggggacacaggagacgagaggacacaggagacgatgggacacaggagacgagaggacacaggagacgaggggacacaggagacgagaggacacaggagacgagaggacacaggagacgatgggacacaggagacgaggggacacaggagacgagaggacacaggagacgagaggacacaggagacgatgggacacaggagacgagaggacacaggagacgagaggacacaggagacgatgggacacaggagacgagaggacacaggagacgagaggacacaggagacgaggggacacaggagacgagaggacacaggagacgatgggacacaggagacgagaggacacaggagacgaggggacacaggagacgatgggacacaggagacgagaggacacaggagacgaggggacacaggagacgagaggacacaggagacgatgggacacaggagacgaggggacacaggagacgagaggacacaggagacgagaggacacaggagacgatgggacacaggagacgagaggacacaggagacgatgggacacaggagacgagaggacacaggagacgagaggacacaggagacgatgggacacaggagacgagaggacacaggagacgagaggacacaggagacgaggggacacaggagacgagaggacacaggagacgaggggacacaggagacgatgggacacaggagacgaggggacacaggagacgagaggacacaggagacgagaggacacaggagacgatgggacacaggagacgaggggacacaggagacgagaggacacaggagacgagaggacacaggagacgagaggacacaggagacgatgggacacaggagacgagaggacacaggagacgatgggacacaggagacgagaggacacaggagacgatgggacacaggagacgagaggacataggagacgATCATACTGTGTCCTCATACCGTGTCCTCAGACGGTGTCCTCAGACGGTGTCCtcagactgtgtgtcctcagactGTGTCCTCATACCGTGTGTCCtcagactgtgtgtcctcagactGTGTCCTCATACCGTGTGTCCtcagactgtgtgtcctcagactGTGTCCTCAGACTGTGTCCTCggactgtgtgtcctcagactGTGTCCTTAGACTGTGTCCTCATAC
Above is a genomic segment from Cyclopterus lumpus isolate fCycLum1 chromosome 6, fCycLum1.pri, whole genome shotgun sequence containing:
- the LOC117731917 gene encoding proline-rich protein 5-like, producing MMGSFRRPRARFMSSPVLSDLARFYASSPSLQISNARVWNSVQSAVIKVFQGGALQTNELYTLNESIRWLLKTEMGSFITDYFQNQLLTRGLSEVLDQVLLHSGDDRLAVLANMWNRVFTEILPTLQAIFYPVQGQELSVRQMTLLAFRDLVLLKLHLEDTLGTAASIPPPVTQMLLVLQGLHQCGSPSLESSQLENLLEVVVSPYLSDVLQDGNQLLLAPRHRFRPEVSVTQHHASSSDSSSLSPLVEQEGEAYLERSGGVRRHTVASGHSDVRLLSASGRMEEDGGGGTVSSDGVLRLCVLRLCPHTTVSSDCVSSDCVLRLCPHTTVCPQTVSSDCVSSDCVSSDCVLRPLCP